The following coding sequences are from one Methanohalophilus halophilus window:
- the glnA gene encoding type I glutamate--ammonia ligase, with amino-acid sequence MKHKPEIQTKEDVLEAVVENDVKFIRTQFTDTMGIIKSWAIPSEDLDQAFDEGVMFDGSSIEGFTRIEESDMMLMPDPSTFRILPWRPTEGAVARIIGDVKLPDGKPFEGDPRYILKKTLKEAQEMGYSMNVGPELEFFLFKLDSEGNPTTELTDKGGYFDFAPLDMAQDVRREIDYALEHMGFKLEASHHEVAPSQHEIDFRFADALTTADNVITFRYVVKSIANHHGYYATFMPKPLYGVNGSGMHANQSLMSQDGENVFFDPNTPNQLSDIARYYTGGLLEHIREFAAITNPTVNSYKRLVPGYEAPIYITWSDSNRSSLIRIPSTRGKGTRVELRCPDPACNPYLAFATMLSAGLDGIKNKTDPGEAVTHNIFNLSGQEREDMGINSLPGSLKEAIDEMAGSEFVKKTVGDHLFNNYLCAKNKEWDDYKARVHQWELDTYLSVL; translated from the coding sequence ATGAAACATAAGCCAGAGATACAGACCAAAGAAGACGTACTTGAAGCGGTCGTTGAAAATGATGTAAAGTTTATACGTACGCAGTTCACCGACACAATGGGAATCATCAAGAGCTGGGCGATTCCTTCCGAAGACCTGGATCAGGCATTCGATGAAGGAGTGATGTTCGATGGATCTTCAATCGAAGGATTCACCCGCATTGAGGAATCGGACATGATGCTAATGCCCGACCCTTCAACATTCCGTATCCTGCCCTGGAGACCAACCGAAGGAGCTGTTGCGCGTATAATAGGTGATGTAAAATTACCGGATGGTAAACCCTTCGAAGGAGACCCGCGTTACATTCTCAAAAAGACCCTCAAGGAAGCCCAGGAAATGGGATATTCCATGAATGTGGGACCGGAACTTGAATTCTTCCTGTTCAAACTGGATAGTGAAGGCAATCCCACAACCGAGCTTACCGATAAAGGCGGTTATTTCGACTTTGCACCCCTGGACATGGCACAGGATGTGCGCAGGGAGATTGACTATGCCCTGGAACACATGGGATTCAAACTCGAGGCATCACACCACGAAGTTGCCCCCTCACAGCACGAGATCGATTTCAGGTTCGCGGATGCCCTTACTACAGCTGATAATGTAATCACATTCAGGTATGTGGTCAAATCCATAGCAAACCATCACGGCTACTATGCAACCTTCATGCCGAAACCACTCTACGGTGTAAACGGTTCAGGTATGCACGCCAACCAATCCTTGATGTCACAAGATGGCGAAAACGTGTTCTTTGATCCGAATACTCCAAACCAGCTCTCTGACATAGCCAGGTATTACACCGGTGGACTGCTGGAACATATCAGGGAATTTGCGGCAATAACCAACCCAACTGTCAACTCTTACAAAAGACTCGTCCCGGGATATGAAGCGCCCATCTACATAACCTGGTCAGACAGTAACCGCAGTTCCCTGATACGCATACCGTCAACCAGGGGCAAGGGTACAAGGGTAGAACTCAGATGCCCTGATCCGGCATGTAATCCATATCTTGCCTTTGCAACCATGCTTTCTGCTGGCCTGGATGGGATCAAGAACAAAACCGACCCTGGAGAAGCAGTAACCCACAATATCTTCAACCTTTCCGGACAGGAAAGGGAAGACATGGGAATTAATTCCCTACCCGGAAGCCTCAAGGAAGCGATAGACGAGATGGCAGGTAGTGAATTTGTCAAAAAGACCGTTGGAGACCACCTTTTCAACAACTACCTCTGTGCCAAGAATAAGGAATGGGATGATTATAAGGCGCGGGTACACCAGTGGGAACTGGATACCTACCTTAGCGTACTTTAA
- the hdrC gene encoding CoB--CoM heterodisulfide reductase subunit C has product MAGAPSIEEVIEDFNVLKCMQCGVCSGSCPSGRQASLNVRRLVRKIGRDHAAISDESLWMCTTCYNCQERCPRGIGIVDAILAVRSIAAHEGHILERHRHVANLLQEHGHAVPIDDAHKEKRMQLNLNPLPSTVHSHPNGLKDVKRLLSSCGFGEITGGEDQ; this is encoded by the coding sequence ATGGCAGGTGCTCCTTCAATTGAGGAGGTTATAGAGGATTTCAATGTCCTGAAATGTATGCAATGCGGCGTATGCAGTGGTAGTTGTCCCTCCGGCAGGCAGGCCAGTCTGAATGTCAGGCGACTTGTACGCAAGATAGGCAGGGACCATGCAGCCATCTCCGATGAGTCCCTCTGGATGTGCACGACCTGCTACAACTGTCAGGAGAGGTGTCCCCGGGGTATTGGAATTGTGGATGCAATACTTGCTGTACGCAGTATTGCCGCACATGAGGGGCATATTCTGGAGCGACACAGGCATGTGGCCAATCTCCTTCAGGAACATGGGCATGCTGTCCCTATTGATGACGCTCACAAAGAAAAACGCATGCAATTGAACCTGAATCCCCTGCCTTCCACGGTCCACAGCCATCCTAATGGCCTGAAAGATGTAAAGCGCCTGCTTTCAAGTTGTGGTTTCGGGGAAATTACAGGAGGTGAGGACCAATGA
- the hdrB gene encoding CoB--CoM heterodisulfide reductase subunit B, translating to MKISLFLGCLVPNRYPGIEKATNLCLDELGVDWKELEGASCCPAPGVFRSFDESTWLALASRNITLSETDERDVLTICNGCYGSLADANLKLKNNPLLKEQTNSHLSQIGHHFEGTIDVRHIIEFLYSEIGVQKIKEKIVRPLDMKVAVHYGCHMLKPSSNRATASVEHPSVFDELVEALGCTSVDYPDKMECCGAGGGVRSALGDTALAITKHKLGKIEGAGVDCIVEACPFCHMQFDAGQVSLAEKGRKFGIPVIHYSQLLALSLGYSAEDVGINLNEMDCSDFCNLLENKKD from the coding sequence ATGAAAATATCCCTGTTCCTGGGCTGTCTTGTTCCCAACCGCTATCCCGGAATCGAGAAGGCTACAAACCTCTGTCTGGATGAACTCGGTGTGGACTGGAAAGAGCTGGAAGGCGCATCCTGTTGTCCGGCACCCGGTGTTTTCCGCTCATTCGATGAATCCACCTGGCTGGCTCTGGCTTCCAGAAACATCACTTTGTCAGAAACGGATGAGAGAGATGTCCTGACAATCTGTAACGGGTGTTATGGGTCCCTGGCGGATGCCAATCTCAAACTGAAAAACAACCCTCTCCTGAAAGAGCAGACCAACAGTCACCTGTCACAAATAGGTCACCATTTTGAAGGTACTATTGATGTACGCCATATAATCGAATTCCTGTATTCTGAAATCGGTGTGCAAAAAATAAAAGAAAAAATTGTCAGGCCCCTGGATATGAAAGTGGCCGTACACTATGGATGCCACATGCTCAAACCCTCATCAAACAGGGCTACTGCCAGCGTGGAGCATCCTTCCGTTTTTGATGAACTGGTGGAAGCACTGGGCTGCACAAGTGTGGATTATCCCGATAAGATGGAATGCTGTGGTGCCGGTGGAGGTGTCAGGTCAGCCCTGGGTGACACGGCTCTTGCAATCACCAAACATAAACTGGGCAAGATTGAAGGTGCAGGTGTAGATTGCATCGTGGAAGCGTGTCCTTTCTGTCACATGCAGTTCGATGCGGGTCAGGTATCCCTTGCAGAGAAAGGCAGGAAATTTGGTATCCCCGTAATTCACTATTCCCAGTTGCTGGCCCTTTCACTGGGTTATTCTGCAGAGGATGTCGGCATAAATCTCAATGAAATGGATTGTTCGGATTTCTGTAATTTACTTGAAAATAAAAAAGACTGA
- a CDS encoding DUF4139 domain-containing protein codes for MKQNKMLLYALLTIVVLSIAFSVATYNTSGNGDKEQSVQPSVASTPGSFENLMEMTAMENSNNGLQLTIYSGNFALVKEKRQAQLEEGYNYIRYSDVPTRIDPSSVILEDTGDNGISLIEQIYRYDVASKSGLLETYTGREITVYDPDGKQYTGTLLSYRDGLILQTTEGVISLSDTSRIEYPDSGDLLTSPTLIWQLYSPISGNVEMLTSYLTNGIGWNAGYVIKTDAGETTADIEGWVNINNNAGTSFDDATIKLMAGDINRQSAQKAYDSVVYEVPAEEAAAGSFDRESFSEYHMYTLNHPSSLQDKQSKQISLFSKDNVPVEKELVYDSWNGDRISISFTLDNSEEKGAGVPLPAGVAKLYQPSSRGQLQFAGEDRIDHTPVGDNIRLTSGYAFDITGEREQVEYDRIGTNRYRTTSKITISNYKETTEDVVIVERLYGDWEITESSHPYIKQDANTIEFEVEVPAGGDVEVTYTSLYNY; via the coding sequence ATGAAGCAAAACAAGATGTTACTCTATGCCTTACTAACAATTGTTGTGCTGTCTATCGCTTTTTCGGTGGCTACATACAACACATCCGGAAATGGCGATAAGGAACAGTCTGTACAGCCTTCCGTGGCGTCAACCCCGGGTTCTTTTGAAAACCTGATGGAAATGACAGCTATGGAAAATTCAAACAATGGCCTCCAGCTGACAATCTACTCCGGCAACTTTGCCCTTGTCAAGGAAAAAAGACAGGCACAGCTGGAAGAGGGTTATAATTACATCCGGTATTCGGATGTGCCTACAAGAATTGACCCGTCATCCGTCATTCTGGAAGATACCGGTGACAATGGCATCTCGTTAATCGAACAAATATACCGCTATGACGTCGCCAGTAAGTCCGGCCTACTGGAAACTTATACAGGCAGGGAAATAACGGTATATGACCCCGATGGGAAACAGTATACAGGAACCCTCCTGAGTTACAGGGACGGACTGATACTGCAGACAACAGAGGGTGTCATAAGCCTGTCCGATACTTCAAGGATTGAATATCCGGATTCAGGAGACCTGCTCACAAGCCCGACTCTCATCTGGCAACTGTATTCTCCAATTTCCGGTAATGTGGAGATGCTCACGTCCTATCTCACAAACGGAATTGGATGGAATGCCGGCTATGTCATCAAGACCGATGCTGGCGAAACAACGGCTGATATCGAGGGATGGGTCAATATAAATAACAATGCAGGTACATCATTTGATGATGCAACAATCAAATTGATGGCTGGCGACATTAACAGGCAGTCTGCACAAAAAGCCTATGATTCAGTGGTATACGAAGTTCCCGCTGAAGAAGCTGCTGCAGGTTCCTTTGACAGGGAAAGTTTTTCGGAATACCACATGTACACCTTGAACCACCCGTCCAGCCTGCAGGATAAGCAATCCAAGCAGATCTCCCTGTTCTCAAAGGACAATGTGCCCGTGGAGAAAGAACTGGTTTACGATAGCTGGAATGGTGACAGGATCAGTATCAGTTTCACCCTGGACAATTCAGAGGAAAAGGGGGCAGGAGTTCCGTTACCTGCGGGGGTTGCAAAACTCTACCAGCCTAGTAGTAGGGGCCAGCTCCAGTTTGCAGGTGAGGACAGGATAGATCATACACCTGTAGGGGACAACATCCGCCTTACATCTGGATATGCATTCGATATAACAGGTGAAAGAGAACAGGTCGAATATGATAGAATTGGTACAAACAGATACCGAACCACAAGCAAGATCACGATTTCCAACTACAAGGAAACAACAGAGGACGTTGTGATAGTGGAACGCCTCTATGGAGACTGGGAAATCACCGAATCATCCCATCCCTACATCAAGCAGGATGCAAATACCATCGAGTTCGAGGTGGAAGTACCTGCAGGGGGAGATGTGGAAGTTACCTATACATCCCTCTACAATTACTGA
- a CDS encoding endonuclease III domain-containing protein, which translates to MDTEEIFDRLKPLYPHEYFSTERDPFYILISTVLSQRTRDEVTEVASRRLFEHYSTPVQMVGADVKSIESLIRDVGFYRVKAGRIKEISQILIDEYYSQVPACMDELLKLPGVGRKTANCVLSYAFLEKAIAVDTHVHRISNRLGLVDTVTPEQTEIELQKQVPVSYWREVNELFVQFGKTVCKPLSPDCEVCVIEDLCAKKEKKK; encoded by the coding sequence ATGGACACAGAAGAAATATTCGACAGGTTAAAACCCCTTTATCCTCATGAGTACTTTTCCACCGAAAGGGACCCTTTCTACATATTGATATCAACGGTTCTTTCCCAGCGCACCAGGGATGAAGTTACAGAAGTTGCCTCCCGAAGACTTTTTGAGCACTATTCCACTCCTGTCCAGATGGTGGGAGCAGATGTGAAAAGTATTGAATCCCTTATCAGGGATGTGGGTTTTTACAGGGTGAAAGCCGGCAGGATTAAAGAGATTTCCCAGATACTTATAGATGAATATTATTCACAGGTACCTGCTTGTATGGATGAGTTACTCAAACTTCCCGGGGTTGGAAGAAAGACTGCAAATTGTGTGCTTTCCTATGCTTTTCTGGAAAAAGCAATCGCAGTGGATACTCATGTGCACAGGATATCAAACAGGCTGGGTCTTGTGGATACCGTGACTCCTGAACAGACCGAAATTGAGTTACAAAAACAGGTTCCTGTATCTTACTGGAGAGAAGTTAACGAATTGTTTGTCCAGTTTGGCAAAACGGTGTGCAAACCGCTGTCTCCGGATTGTGAGGTTTGTGTAATAGAAGATTTGTGTGCTAAAAAAGAAAAGAAAAAGTAA
- the mtrH gene encoding tetrahydromethanopterin S-methyltransferase subunit H gives MFKFDKKQEVFEVGNVKFGGQPGQYPTILVGSMFYNRHNIVTDEDTGEFDRPAAEKLWDNMLEMAETTGNPCVNQIVGETPEAIKKYIDWFVEYDEKTPFLIDSSAGDVRAAAADYVTEIGVADRAIYNSINASIHEEEIEAVKRSDIEASIVLAFNAVDPTLKGKIEVLEKGASGQTQGMLDIAKDCGITKPLVDVAATPLGAGAGSSIRAVIAVKGHFGLPVGGGYHNMASAWDWMKTYKKQFETKEQRKAIYMPSDIGTNLVPQILGSNFQLFGPIENTNTVFPATAMTDIILAENAKELGLEIEDENHPINKLV, from the coding sequence ATGTTCAAATTTGATAAGAAACAGGAAGTATTCGAGGTCGGAAATGTCAAATTCGGCGGACAGCCCGGCCAATACCCAACCATCCTGGTCGGGTCAATGTTCTACAATAGGCACAACATTGTCACTGACGAAGACACAGGAGAATTCGACAGACCAGCAGCAGAAAAACTCTGGGACAACATGCTCGAGATGGCAGAAACTACAGGAAACCCCTGTGTCAACCAGATCGTGGGTGAAACCCCGGAAGCCATCAAAAAGTACATAGACTGGTTTGTTGAGTACGATGAAAAGACTCCGTTCTTGATAGATTCTTCAGCAGGAGATGTCCGTGCTGCAGCAGCTGATTATGTTACAGAGATCGGTGTTGCTGACAGGGCAATCTACAACTCTATTAACGCCAGTATCCACGAAGAAGAGATCGAAGCGGTCAAAAGAAGCGACATTGAAGCATCCATCGTACTTGCATTCAATGCAGTTGACCCCACCCTTAAGGGTAAGATCGAAGTACTCGAAAAGGGTGCATCCGGTCAGACACAGGGTATGCTTGATATCGCCAAAGATTGTGGAATCACAAAACCACTTGTCGATGTTGCAGCAACTCCCCTTGGTGCCGGTGCCGGTTCATCCATTCGTGCAGTAATTGCTGTAAAGGGCCACTTTGGCCTGCCTGTTGGTGGAGGTTATCACAACATGGCTTCAGCATGGGACTGGATGAAAACATACAAGAAACAGTTCGAGACCAAGGAACAGCGTAAGGCAATCTACATGCCTTCCGATATTGGTACAAACCTCGTGCCACAGATCCTCGGATCCAACTTCCAGCTCTTCGGTCCAATCGAGAACACAAACACAGTGTTCCCGGCAACCGCAATGACCGATATCATCCTTGCAGAAAATGCCAAGGAACTCGGCCTGGAGATCGAAGACGAAAACCACCCAATCAACAAACTGGTCTGA
- the mtrG gene encoding tetrahydromethanopterin S-methyltransferase subunit MtrG, whose translation MADEQTNNNIPAVVVDSDDFDQILKKLNDIDEKIEFANSEITQKIGKKVGRDIGILYGAVAGILMFLLYISISPILF comes from the coding sequence ATGGCTGACGAACAAACGAATAACAATATTCCAGCCGTAGTGGTGGACTCGGACGATTTTGACCAAATACTCAAGAAACTCAATGATATAGACGAGAAAATCGAGTTTGCCAACAGTGAAATCACACAGAAGATAGGCAAGAAAGTAGGAAGGGATATAGGAATACTCTATGGAGCAGTTGCAGGCATATTGATGTTCTTGCTCTATATCTCGATATCACCGATACTTTTCTAA
- a CDS encoding tetrahydromethanopterin S-methyltransferase subunit F, producing the protein MAEEEYGKGVPMVIEPKMGAIDRVVEDIRYRAQLISRSQKLDSGVSAAGIVGFTIGFLFALIMVIILPLLVWQVI; encoded by the coding sequence ATGGCGGAAGAAGAATATGGAAAAGGCGTGCCAATGGTCATTGAACCAAAAATGGGCGCCATTGATCGAGTGGTCGAAGATATCCGTTACAGGGCCCAGCTGATTTCCAGGAGCCAAAAACTTGATTCTGGTGTATCAGCCGCAGGAATAGTCGGTTTCACAATCGGATTTCTTTTTGCACTGATAATGGTTATCATACTACCACTATTGGTATGGCAGGTGATTTAA
- the mtrA gene encoding tetrahydromethanopterin S-methyltransferase subunit A: MAEKREPAPGWPILKGEYDVGDPESCVAVITLGSHLDGGPLLDAGASIAGPCKTENLGLEKVVSHIIANPNIRYLVVTGSEVKGHITGEAFIMLHKNGVSDNRIVGATGAIPYVENLTEEAVQRYQEQIECIDLIGTEDMGTISSKIKELAAKDPGAFDADPLVIEVGGEAEEEEEVGGLKPMASEISVIRGRILDVEREMARIGEFNKFHAGIHAGKIEGIMIGLTITLSLLGLILFGR; encoded by the coding sequence ATGGCAGAAAAAAGAGAACCAGCACCAGGATGGCCAATCCTCAAGGGAGAATACGACGTAGGAGATCCGGAAAGCTGTGTTGCAGTAATTACTCTGGGTTCACATCTGGATGGAGGACCTCTGCTGGATGCAGGAGCTTCAATTGCAGGTCCCTGTAAAACAGAGAATCTCGGTCTGGAAAAAGTTGTATCCCACATTATTGCAAACCCAAATATAAGGTACCTGGTCGTAACCGGATCTGAAGTAAAAGGGCACATAACCGGTGAAGCATTTATAATGCTGCACAAAAACGGTGTCAGTGATAACAGGATCGTGGGTGCTACAGGTGCTATTCCCTATGTCGAGAACCTGACCGAAGAAGCTGTACAGAGGTATCAGGAACAGATCGAATGTATCGATCTTATTGGTACTGAAGACATGGGAACTATCAGCAGCAAGATAAAGGAACTTGCAGCTAAGGACCCTGGTGCTTTTGATGCAGATCCCCTTGTGATAGAAGTCGGCGGTGAAGCAGAAGAGGAAGAAGAAGTCGGCGGCCTTAAACCAATGGCATCCGAAATCTCTGTAATTCGTGGCAGGATCCTTGATGTCGAAAGGGAAATGGCCAGGATTGGAGAGTTCAATAAATTCCATGCCGGTATCCACGCAGGCAAGATTGAAGGAATAATGATCGGACTAACCATTACATTGTCCCTGCTTGGCCTGATATTATTCGGGAGGTGA
- a CDS encoding tetrahydromethanopterin S-methyltransferase subunit B, translated as MSMVHVAPEVHLVLDPMSSLLAAERDDVIQYSMDPIVERIDDLDKIADDLVNSLAPDRPLLSSFPGRENTSYSAGIYSNLFYGVIVGLVFSGILAIVIYMLSMTGGL; from the coding sequence ATGAGCATGGTACATGTTGCACCCGAAGTACATTTGGTACTGGATCCAATGTCATCCCTGCTTGCAGCAGAAAGGGATGATGTGATTCAATATTCCATGGATCCAATAGTTGAAAGAATAGATGACCTTGATAAGATCGCAGATGACCTTGTGAATTCCCTCGCCCCGGACAGGCCACTTCTCAGTTCCTTCCCGGGAAGAGAAAATACATCATACAGTGCCGGTATCTACAGCAACCTGTTCTATGGTGTCATTGTAGGACTGGTATTCTCAGGAATTCTGGCAATTGTGATCTACATGCTTAGCATGACCGGAGGATTGTAA
- the mtrC gene encoding tetrahydromethanopterin S-methyltransferase subunit MtrC, with the protein MSAGGSGGGAAEAIPQNKLIAFGAAGGLIAIYLSYFMVQFAGPAFSFIGALGAICAIVWGAAAVRRVASYGLGTGVPSIGMLALGMGVVATMFGLAIGGIAGPIVAFVTAMVIGLVIGALANRIIGMGIPIMEQSTTEIAGAGTLAIVGLSTAMTGTFMFDVVLTEIIATGYIALIFIVAGIAILHPFNANLGPDEKQDRTLTTGFEKGAIAMIMAGIVSAVSAGASAAPTIVIGLAIWYVSFSQYRNYVVRDAYDVVGTGLLPKEEEESE; encoded by the coding sequence ATGTCTGCAGGAGGAAGTGGCGGAGGTGCCGCAGAGGCAATTCCCCAGAATAAACTTATCGCTTTCGGAGCAGCAGGCGGACTTATAGCAATCTATCTGAGTTATTTCATGGTACAATTTGCAGGACCAGCCTTCTCATTCATAGGCGCCCTGGGTGCAATTTGTGCTATCGTATGGGGCGCAGCTGCAGTACGCAGAGTAGCCAGTTATGGACTTGGTACAGGTGTACCTTCCATCGGTATGCTTGCTCTGGGTATGGGAGTCGTGGCAACAATGTTTGGCCTCGCAATCGGAGGTATTGCCGGACCCATAGTTGCATTCGTAACCGCAATGGTAATCGGTCTGGTCATCGGTGCACTTGCCAACAGAATAATTGGAATGGGCATTCCTATAATGGAACAGTCCACCACAGAGATCGCAGGTGCGGGTACCCTGGCTATTGTAGGACTCAGTACCGCCATGACAGGCACTTTCATGTTTGATGTGGTGCTTACTGAGATAATCGCTACAGGCTACATCGCATTGATCTTCATTGTCGCCGGTATTGCTATCCTTCATCCGTTCAATGCAAATCTGGGACCCGATGAAAAACAGGACAGGACTCTTACCACTGGATTTGAGAAAGGTGCTATTGCAATGATAATGGCCGGTATCGTCTCTGCAGTTTCAGCCGGTGCATCCGCTGCCCCCACAATCGTCATCGGACTGGCCATATGGTATGTTTCTTTCAGCCAGTACAGGAACTATGTTGTCAGGGACGCATATGATGTGGTTGGAACAGGTCTCCTGCCAAAAGAAGAGGAGGAATCGGAATGA